Proteins from a genomic interval of Beijerinckia indica subsp. indica ATCC 9039:
- a CDS encoding c-type cytochrome produces MMPSLSCFIRLARTTTLAAVLGYGGTASAANLSVCIDKASPTSAMDAALARAVARHEGATVKIDYFDGSGDDDGFDLDEFADLAERCDLVLGFPVDPETHALPAGLSSTAPYGHTGFVLVTPSGSPAASLDQLPKGTAVAVGYQTTPNLYFIDHPNLHADVHLTDEEALAALVARKVSAAMVWRPTVASYQTVHAETARFDMHDLDAAHARFNLVALYGEPHAAAAKAFDDSVIALASAGELDRVITPYLKSGAVAESSNKANAGKPAEAVAQATPPKPAAPQPATPATPAPQPTAPAPAAAGATPPALYTSAQADQGKEKYAENCAICHGPTLAGRAGPALKGPTFASPTAGFSVSDIFVILSQNMPATNPGSLEQDDYVQIMAYLLQQNGYPAGTTALTFDEAGKSKVPLIYRGQ; encoded by the coding sequence ATGATGCCTTCTCTCTCCTGTTTCATCCGCCTTGCGCGGACCACGACTCTCGCCGCCGTACTTGGGTACGGCGGCACAGCAAGCGCCGCGAACCTGTCTGTCTGCATCGACAAGGCGAGCCCCACATCCGCGATGGATGCGGCGCTCGCCCGTGCCGTTGCGCGGCATGAGGGCGCGACCGTCAAAATCGATTATTTCGACGGTTCCGGTGATGACGATGGGTTCGATCTTGATGAATTCGCCGATCTCGCCGAACGCTGTGATTTGGTGCTCGGTTTCCCCGTCGATCCCGAAACCCATGCTTTGCCGGCTGGATTGTCTTCCACCGCTCCCTATGGGCACACCGGTTTCGTGCTGGTGACGCCGTCTGGCAGTCCCGCCGCCTCGCTCGATCAATTGCCGAAAGGCACGGCCGTCGCCGTGGGGTATCAGACGACCCCCAATCTCTATTTCATCGATCATCCGAATCTTCATGCGGATGTTCATCTGACGGATGAGGAAGCTCTGGCGGCCCTGGTGGCGCGCAAGGTGTCGGCCGCGATGGTCTGGCGCCCAACCGTCGCCAGCTATCAGACAGTCCATGCCGAGACGGCCCGTTTCGACATGCATGATCTCGATGCGGCTCATGCCCGTTTCAATCTGGTCGCGCTTTACGGCGAGCCGCATGCGGCAGCGGCGAAGGCTTTTGACGATTCCGTGATCGCCTTGGCCAGCGCGGGTGAACTCGATCGCGTGATCACGCCCTATCTGAAGAGCGGCGCTGTCGCAGAAAGCTCGAATAAGGCGAATGCGGGCAAACCTGCCGAGGCCGTCGCGCAGGCGACCCCGCCCAAACCTGCCGCCCCGCAACCGGCAACGCCCGCCACCCCGGCGCCGCAACCAACGGCTCCGGCACCCGCTGCCGCTGGTGCCACTCCGCCCGCGCTCTACACCAGTGCGCAGGCTGATCAGGGCAAGGAGAAATATGCGGAGAATTGCGCGATCTGCCACGGGCCGACCCTGGCCGGGCGCGCGGGACCGGCGCTGAAAGGGCCGACCTTCGCCTCGCCAACGGCTGGCTTCTCCGTCAGCGACATTTTCGTCATTCTCTCGCAGAATATGCCGGCAACCAATCCGGGCAGTCTCGAGCAGGACGATTATGTGCAGATCATGGCCTATCTGCTGCAGCAGAACGGCTATCCGGCGGGGACGACGGCGCTCACCTTCGATGAAGCCGGAAAATCCAAGGTGCCGCTGATCTATCGCGGTCAGTAA
- a CDS encoding alpha/beta fold hydrolase — translation MKFITTDQNPLPPSGTVGEIVTADRIVLRYARWPAQDSAGRGVRGTIAILGGRAEFIEKYFETIAALQKRGFAVALLDWRGQGLSQRLLRNRSKGHVDDFKSYRKDLDAFEQQVLAPFCPKPWFALAHSMGGTILLDQAHDGASPFTRMVLCAPMIALKRLSFPRGMRFLTEFLHKSGFGRAGVPFRYARAAAREPFSKNVLTSDPVRFSRFTSVIAAAPELAVGVPTIGWVHAAFRLMHKLAKPDFAARVTTPVLIFVAGDDRVIDSRSVELFASRLKTGHCLTIPNAQHEILMEQDCYREQFWAAFDHFILGSPEEVLKPRDEPLIVQTAV, via the coding sequence TTGAAATTCATCACGACTGACCAAAATCCTCTTCCGCCCAGTGGCACGGTCGGCGAGATTGTTACGGCCGATAGGATTGTCCTTCGCTATGCCCGCTGGCCGGCTCAGGACTCTGCGGGGCGGGGCGTGCGAGGGACCATTGCCATCTTGGGCGGGCGAGCCGAATTCATTGAGAAATATTTCGAGACGATAGCCGCGCTCCAGAAGCGTGGTTTCGCGGTCGCCCTTCTCGACTGGCGCGGACAAGGTCTATCGCAACGCTTGCTGCGTAATCGCAGCAAGGGTCACGTCGATGATTTCAAATCCTATCGCAAGGATCTCGATGCCTTCGAACAGCAGGTGCTCGCACCTTTTTGTCCGAAGCCCTGGTTTGCGCTCGCTCATTCCATGGGAGGCACCATTCTGCTCGATCAGGCGCATGACGGAGCTTCTCCTTTCACACGCATGGTTTTGTGTGCGCCGATGATTGCGCTCAAGCGCCTGTCCTTTCCGCGCGGCATGCGGTTTTTGACTGAATTCCTTCATAAAAGCGGCTTCGGCCGTGCCGGCGTTCCCTTCCGCTATGCGCGTGCTGCTGCCCGCGAGCCCTTCTCGAAAAATGTCCTGACCTCGGATCCGGTCCGCTTCTCGCGATTTACCTCAGTGATTGCCGCGGCACCGGAATTGGCTGTGGGTGTGCCAACGATTGGCTGGGTACATGCGGCCTTCCGTCTGATGCACAAGCTGGCCAAACCCGATTTCGCCGCGAGAGTTACAACGCCAGTCCTGATCTTCGTCGCTGGCGATGATCGCGTCATTGATTCACGTTCGGTGGAACTGTTTGCCAGTCGTCTCAAGACGGGTCATTGCCTGACAATCCCGAACGCCCAGCATGAGATCTTGATGGAACAGGATTGCTATCGCGAACAATTCTGGGCTGCTTTCGATCATTTCATTCTCGGTTCGCCAGAAGAGGTGTTGAAACCACGGGACGAGCCGCTCATCGTCCAGACAGCCGTTTGA
- the hisN gene encoding histidinol-phosphatase → MSAVDFAAFVEKLADAASEAVLPFFRTSLGAIDKNAGGPFDPVTEADHAAESAMRQLIEMTFPRHGIIGEEFGTIREDAEYVWVLDPIDGTKSFIAGMPIWGTLIGLLHHGQPIYGMMAQPFIRERFAGDGQHAEWRGPGIDLALIKRTLRARTCASLADAILMTTSPLLYEPAKLEAFRRVEAEVRLSRYGCDCYAFAMLAAGHVDCVIESGLKPYDIAPLVPIIRGAGGCVTTWEGGEPAQGGDIVASGCAALHDQVLSLLRQRS, encoded by the coding sequence ATGTCCGCCGTCGATTTTGCCGCCTTCGTCGAAAAGCTCGCCGACGCCGCCAGTGAGGCTGTGCTGCCTTTCTTTCGCACCTCTCTCGGCGCGATCGACAAGAATGCTGGCGGCCCCTTCGATCCGGTGACCGAGGCCGATCATGCCGCCGAAAGCGCGATGCGGCAGTTGATAGAGATGACTTTTCCGCGGCATGGCATCATCGGCGAGGAATTCGGCACCATCCGGGAAGATGCAGAATATGTCTGGGTCCTCGATCCGATCGATGGCACCAAAAGTTTCATCGCCGGCATGCCAATATGGGGGACGTTGATCGGGCTCCTGCACCACGGCCAGCCGATCTATGGGATGATGGCCCAGCCCTTCATCCGCGAACGTTTTGCCGGCGATGGCCAACATGCCGAGTGGCGCGGCCCCGGTATCGATCTCGCACTGATAAAACGCACCCTGCGCGCGCGCACCTGCGCTTCGCTTGCCGATGCAATCCTCATGACGACCTCTCCGCTGCTCTATGAACCCGCCAAGCTCGAAGCCTTCCGCCGGGTCGAGGCAGAGGTTCGCCTCTCGCGCTATGGCTGCGATTGCTATGCCTTCGCCATGCTGGCGGCGGGTCACGTCGATTGCGTCATCGAATCCGGCCTCAAGCCCTATGATATCGCACCCCTCGTTCCGATCATCCGTGGCGCGGGCGGCTGCGTCACGACCTGGGAGGGTGGCGAGCCAGCGCAGGGCGGCGATATCGTGGCCTCCGGTTGTGCAGCCTTGCATGATCAGGTCCTGTCTCTTCTGCGTCAGAGATCATGA
- a CDS encoding methanol/ethanol family PQQ-dependent dehydrogenase yields the protein MKRSNFLRSTSLAVALMLTGGAIAAEETYAPVTDARLGAAAKDAGWLMYRRDYTGSGYAPFDTINTSNVANLKQVWDYKTDFDMGHESPAIVNGDYLFITTPKNELHAFQASTGKPLWVYKHDLTGVGLKTICCDVVNRGVALYGDNVYMATLDNRVVALDAKTGKPVWNTQLEKPDVGYAMTVAPLALKGKVVVGVSGGEYGARGYIAALDASTGKEVWRRHTIPAPNEPGGDTWPEGAYKTGGGPAWLTGSYDADTDTLFWGVGNPGPWLATLRPGDNLYTDSVLALDPATGNIKWHYQYTPNDTWDYDGTNEQVLIDITHEGKPYKALVSASRNGWLYAIDRTNGKLIYGEKFATATSVTGFKDGKPVTDPDKRPDINKEIFTCPSFLGGKNWWPISVDVKTQIAYVPTMHTCMTMKGNAVSYRAGLPFLGESFKVVRDPAFPNHWGAVQAIDLNTGKQVWDFPSELPWNDGTLTTAGGVVFSGSADGYLHAFDAKTGKVLWKSPQATSGFLGVPSTWKVGDKQYIGIYAGWGGGTPIWGGDMAKDPRVLNIPLGGHFYVFSL from the coding sequence GTGAAACGCTCCAATTTCCTGCGCTCAACCAGCCTTGCTGTTGCGTTGATGCTGACCGGAGGCGCGATTGCCGCCGAAGAGACTTACGCGCCGGTTACCGACGCGCGCCTGGGCGCGGCCGCTAAGGATGCTGGCTGGCTGATGTATCGGCGTGATTATACGGGCTCTGGCTATGCGCCCTTCGATACGATCAACACCAGCAATGTCGCCAATCTGAAGCAGGTCTGGGATTACAAGACCGACTTCGACATGGGCCATGAATCTCCCGCCATTGTTAATGGCGATTACCTTTTCATCACGACGCCTAAGAATGAGCTGCATGCCTTCCAGGCGAGCACCGGCAAGCCCTTGTGGGTTTACAAGCATGATCTGACGGGCGTTGGTCTGAAAACCATCTGCTGCGACGTGGTCAATCGCGGTGTCGCGCTCTATGGCGACAATGTCTATATGGCGACGCTGGACAATCGTGTCGTCGCGCTCGATGCCAAGACCGGCAAGCCCGTCTGGAATACTCAGTTAGAGAAACCGGATGTTGGTTATGCGATGACGGTGGCTCCCTTGGCGCTTAAGGGCAAGGTTGTCGTCGGCGTCTCCGGTGGCGAATATGGCGCGCGTGGCTACATTGCGGCGCTCGATGCTTCGACTGGCAAGGAAGTGTGGCGGCGTCATACCATTCCGGCTCCGAACGAGCCCGGCGGCGACACCTGGCCGGAAGGCGCTTATAAAACCGGTGGTGGTCCCGCTTGGCTCACCGGCAGCTATGATGCCGACACGGACACTTTGTTCTGGGGCGTCGGCAATCCTGGACCCTGGCTCGCCACATTGCGTCCTGGCGATAACCTCTATACCGATTCCGTCCTGGCACTCGACCCGGCCACCGGCAATATCAAATGGCACTATCAATATACGCCCAACGATACTTGGGACTATGACGGCACCAACGAACAGGTGCTCATTGATATTACCCATGAAGGTAAGCCTTATAAGGCCCTGGTCAGCGCGAGCCGCAATGGCTGGCTGTATGCGATTGACCGGACCAACGGCAAGTTGATCTATGGCGAGAAATTCGCCACGGCCACTTCGGTCACCGGATTCAAGGACGGCAAGCCGGTCACCGACCCGGACAAGCGCCCCGACATCAACAAAGAGATTTTCACCTGCCCGAGCTTCCTCGGCGGCAAGAACTGGTGGCCGATTTCGGTCGATGTGAAAACCCAGATCGCCTATGTGCCGACCATGCATACCTGCATGACGATGAAGGGTAATGCGGTCAGCTACCGGGCGGGCCTGCCGTTCCTCGGCGAATCCTTCAAGGTGGTGCGTGACCCGGCCTTCCCCAACCATTGGGGCGCGGTGCAGGCCATCGATCTCAATACCGGCAAGCAGGTTTGGGACTTCCCGTCCGAACTGCCCTGGAATGACGGCACTTTGACCACCGCGGGTGGTGTCGTCTTCTCCGGCAGCGCGGATGGCTATCTCCATGCCTTCGATGCCAAGACCGGCAAGGTTCTGTGGAAGAGCCCGCAGGCGACTTCGGGCTTCCTCGGCGTTCCGAGCACCTGGAAGGTCGGCGATAAGCAATATATCGGGATATACGCCGGTTGGGGTGGTGGTACGCCGATCTGGGGCGGCGATATGGCCAAGGATCCGCGGGTTCTCAACATCCCGCTCGGCGGCCATTTCTACGTCTTTTCATTGTAA